The nucleotide sequence GCCGCGGCTTGCTCTCGCTCCTCCTCTGTCGTCGCAGCGAAGCGCCGTGACGACGAAACCGTCGGCTATTACCACAGCTACGACGCGGCCGACATCGCCAGCGTGTTCGAGATGCTCAACGGCAGCGAGCACCTCTTCGACGACGAGGACggggggcccgcggcggcgacgcCATCTCCCGCCGCGTGGGCGTCGCCGGCCTTCGGGCGCAGCAGCGCGGCTACGGGCCAGCCGCGCGTCACCGACTCGCCGTTCACGGCGGGCGAGCACCAGCAGGTGGACAGGAAAGCCGACGAGTTCATCAGGAGGTTCTACCGGCAACTGCGCGCCCAGAAGAGCGTCTCCGCCACGCCGGAAAACCACGGCCACGTCGTCCCAAGGCCGGTCGCCGCTTAATTTTAGAATTATTGCTGGACTGCTTGAGGCGGCCGCCGGTCGCCCGGCAGGGGAGCACAACGTTGCCATGTCTTCATCTTTAGAAAACATAAATCATCCACATCCTCTCTACACgactaaggccttgtacaatgataGAAGATTAGGGAAGGtgtttagagaaataaaccagattTTTCTTAAGtatcggtgcttatttgtacaggatagacgcttaactaagcgtctctcctgtagaaatagcccggtttatttttctaagcattctctaa is from Triticum aestivum cultivar Chinese Spring chromosome 1B, IWGSC CS RefSeq v2.1, whole genome shotgun sequence and encodes:
- the LOC123099729 gene encoding uncharacterized protein, whose product is MAVKAVAGKTAAAQPKSVGRRLWRLARTVVYLLRRGALSSGRKLATDLHRSRDASKALGGFVNFHRHAAACSRSSSVVAAKRRDDETVGYYHSYDAADIASVFEMLNGSEHLFDDEDGGPAAATPSPAAWASPAFGRSSAATGQPRVTDSPFTAGEHQQVDRKADEFIRRFYRQLRAQKSVSATPENHGHVVPRPVAA